In Dioscorea cayenensis subsp. rotundata cultivar TDr96_F1 chromosome 11, TDr96_F1_v2_PseudoChromosome.rev07_lg8_w22 25.fasta, whole genome shotgun sequence, a single genomic region encodes these proteins:
- the LOC120272517 gene encoding lactosylceramide 4-alpha-galactosyltransferase-like, with protein MNMSILISKQRASMNVNPKKMIINSKLKFLKPNKHSKLFSARVSKFINSSCNLLFFMTWISSSTYFGPRELLSMESVFKFHPNACLLIVSNSMDTPKGARILKPYKDQGFKVLAISPDYYNISTFLFRKTPAESWFKKFIQGSIDPGEVSIGQNMSNLIRLAILYKFGGIYLDTDVILMKSLHGLKNVIGAQTLDVHGNWSRLNNAVMIFDKGHPLVLKFIEEFVNTFDGRKWGHNGPYLVSRVVERVAGKPGFDFSVLPPPAFYPVGWKKMEGLFERPLDGRHARWVKMKVERIKKESFALHLWNRESREFKVGEGSVIQRLIKVCCVLCDHFHGEF; from the coding sequence ATGAACATGTCCATCTTGATCTCCAAACAAAGAGCATCCATGAATGTGAATCCCAAGAAGATGATTATCAACTCAAAACTCAAGTTCCTCAAACCAAACAAGCACTCCAAGCTCTTCTCAGCAAGAGTATCCAAGTTCATCAACTCCTCATGCAACCTTCTCTTCTTTATGACATGGATATCCTCATCCACTTACTTTGGACCAAGAGAACTTCTTTCAATGGAGAGTGTCTTCAAGTTCCACCCAAATGCATGCCTGCTCATTGTCTCAAACTCCATGGACACTCCCAAAGGTGCAAGAATACTTAAACCCTACAAAGACCAAGGCTTCAAAGTTTTAGCCATCTCACCAGACTACTACAACATCTCCACCTTCTTGTTCAGAAAAACTCCGGCTGAATCCTGGTTCAAAAAGTTTATCCAAGGCAGCATTGATCCAGGTGAAGTCTCTATAGGCCAAAACATGTCAAACTTGATAAGACTTGCAATTTTGTACAAGTTTGGTGGGATTTATTTGGACACTGATGTAATACTTATGAAGAGTTTGCATGGATTGAAGAATGTGATTGGAGCCCAGACTTTGGACGTGCATGGGAATTGGAGTAGGTTAAACAATGCAGTGATGATATTCGACAAAGGGCATCCACTTGTTTTGAAGTTCATTGAGGAGTTTGTGAATACATTTGATGGGAGGAAGTGGGGGCATAATGGACCATATTTGGTATCAAGGGTGGTGGAGAGGGTGGCCGGAAAGCCGGGGTTTGATTTCAGTGTGTTGCCACCGCCGGCGTTTTATCCGGTGGGGTGGAAGAAGATGGAAGGGTTGTTTGAGAGGCCTTTGGATGGAAGGCATGCAAGATGGGTGAAAATGAAGGTTGAGAGAATAAAGAAGGAGAGTTTTGCATTGCATCTTTGGAATAGGGAGAGTAGGGAGTTCAAGGTTGGAGAAGGGAGTGTTATTCAGAGGTTAATTAAGGTTTGTTGTGTTCTTTGTGATCATTTTCATGGTGAGTTTTAA
- the LOC120272425 gene encoding probable prolyl 4-hydroxylase 3 has translation MARAVRHTRAYPGRRTSPYMLVLGMLLMLSVALLMLLALGIVSLPVGSDESSLAGRRPHRSAVETDGMGQRKEPWTEVLSWEPRAFIYHNFLSKEECEYLINLAKPHMQKSTVVDGETGRSKDSRVRTSSGTFLKRGRDKIIRKIEKKISDYTFLPVEHGEGLQILHYEVGQKYEPHFDYFQDEFNTKNGGQRIATVLMYLSDVEEGGETVFPSAKINSSSLPWYNELSDCGKKALSVKPKMGDALLFWSMKPDAIPDPMSLHGGCPVIKGNKWSSTKWIRINEYKT, from the exons ATGGCGAGGGCCGTGCGCCACACCCGGGCGTACCCGGGCCGGAGGACATCGCCCTACATGCTGGTTCTTGGGATGTTGCTCATGCTCTCCGTTGCTCTCCTCATGCTGCTCGCCCTCGGCATCGTCTCCCTTCCTGTTGGCTCCGATGAATCCTCCCTCGCTGGTCGCCGCCCTCATAGATCCGCTGTTGAGAC GGATGGAATGGGGCAGAGAAAGGAGCCGTGGACTGAGGTGCTTTCTTGGGAGCCTAGGGCTTTTATCTACCATAATTTCTTG tCCAAGGAGGAGTGTGAGTACCTAATTAATCTGGCAAAGCCTCACATGCAAAAGTCTACGGTTGTTGACGGTGAGACTGGTCGAAGTAAAGACAGCAG GGTTCGAACTAGCTCAGGCACTTTTCTAAAAAGAGGGCGTGACAAAATTATAcgtaaaattgagaaaaaaatatcagacTACACCTTCTTACCTGTTG AACATGGGGAGGGACTTCAAATTCTGCATTATGAAGTTGGGCAGAAATATGAACCTCACTTTGACTATTTTCAAGATGAATTCAATACTAAAAATGGGGGGCAGAGAATTGCTACTGTTCTAATGTACCT TTCTGATGTTGAAGAAGGTGGGGAGACTGTGTTCCCTTCTGCCAAAATAAACAGCAGTTCCTTGCCATGGTATAATGAGTTATCAGACTGTGGGAAGAAGGCGCTTTCAGTTAAGCCAAAAATGGGAGATGCTTTACTCTTTTGGAGCATGAAACCTGATGCTATTCCAGATCCCATGAGTTTACATG GTGGATGCCCTGTGATTAAAGGGAACAAGTGGTCATCTACAAAGTGGATACGAATTAATGAGTACAAAACCTAA